A section of the Cytophagales bacterium genome encodes:
- a CDS encoding ATP-binding protein gives MEKHIIKQILFEQKEEISRIFTKKIIDREILHQIKSFSQTELIKVIMGVRRCGKSTLAHQILKDINYGYINFDDERLPGIKSIHLNDFIEVLNEIEPGCNHLLLDEVQNVEGWELFVNRLKRNGYNIFITGSNSQLLSKELATHLTGRYISIELFPFSFREFLQYKEIYVEDKDHYIAEKIAIIKRTLEEYIQTGGFPEILDIIPKNLYLRELFDKIISRDIVFRYNIRYVKDLKEIALYAISNYSSKSSLHKIKNIFEIKSVHTVKNYLQYLEDAYLLFLLVPFSFKLKEQLKQPKKIYSIDTGIINALSFKAVADHGKIMENVVLLELKRRNKEIYYYSASDFEVDFLIREGQKIDQLIKVCFSLADEYTKKREIKALIKAAKKLDCSNLLIITFDNEGKEKVDDLTISIIPLWKWLLT, from the coding sequence ATGGAAAAGCACATAATCAAACAAATATTATTTGAGCAGAAGGAAGAAATTTCAAGGATCTTCACAAAAAAGATCATTGACAGGGAAATATTGCATCAAATCAAATCTTTTTCACAGACTGAGCTTATCAAGGTTATTATGGGTGTAAGAAGATGTGGGAAATCAACACTGGCTCATCAAATTCTGAAAGATATAAATTATGGTTACATTAATTTTGACGATGAACGTTTACCAGGTATAAAATCAATCCATCTCAATGATTTTATTGAAGTTTTGAATGAGATAGAGCCTGGTTGCAACCACCTGCTGCTGGATGAAGTACAGAATGTAGAAGGCTGGGAATTATTTGTAAATCGTTTAAAACGTAATGGATACAACATTTTTATTACAGGGAGCAACTCACAGCTTCTTAGCAAAGAACTTGCAACACATCTGACAGGAAGGTATATTAGTATAGAACTTTTCCCTTTCTCTTTCAGGGAATTTTTACAGTATAAAGAAATCTATGTAGAAGATAAAGATCATTATATCGCTGAAAAGATTGCAATCATTAAAAGAACATTAGAGGAATACATTCAAACAGGGGGTTTTCCTGAAATTCTGGATATTATCCCGAAAAATCTATATTTAAGAGAGCTTTTTGATAAGATCATTTCAAGAGATATCGTATTCAGATACAATATCAGGTATGTAAAAGATTTAAAAGAGATTGCATTGTATGCGATATCAAATTACAGCTCTAAAAGCAGCTTGCATAAAATAAAAAATATTTTTGAAATAAAAAGTGTCCATACGGTTAAAAATTATTTACAATACCTAGAAGACGCATACCTGCTTTTTCTCCTTGTCCCTTTTTCATTTAAGTTAAAAGAGCAGCTAAAGCAGCCTAAAAAAATATACAGCATTGACACGGGAATCATCAATGCTCTCAGTTTTAAGGCTGTTGCAGATCATGGTAAGATCATGGAAAATGTGGTGCTGCTGGAATTAAAGCGTAGAAATAAAGAAATCTATTATTATTCGGCATCTGACTTTGAAGTAGATTTTTTGATACGTGAAGGGCAAAAAATTGATCAACTGATAAAGGTTTGTTTTTCTTTGGCGGATGAATATACAAAGAAAAGAGAAATAAAAGCGCTAATAAAAGCAGCTAAAAAACTGGATTGCAGCAATCTTCTTATTATTACATTTGATAATGAGGGTAAAGAAAAAGTGGATGATCTTACTATAAGCATCATTCCATTATGGAAGTGGTTATTGACGTGA